From a single Anaerolineales bacterium genomic region:
- a CDS encoding DPP IV N-terminal domain-containing protein, translating to MQTKVSHSLFKFFSMLLVLSLIFSACVPANPDFLSGTGGGGEAETQEAPTEEVIPTEESPTEEPPTEVPTEVPPTEEPPTEASTEVPPTEETPIPIDTLEATSEPTLEETPTSTNTLEPTPTATPGVSGLAVSTPTETPLPPPTNTLEPDPYIGLGVACNNDLSATFKITNYGGPLTGGSYTLSEPGKSPVTSPLDLSPGGSVSFKAAGNATVTVNYSTSQLEDVNLEATGTCLPLPTNTPVTTSTPSRTPTVTRTPSPTNTPGPSPTPTVTRTPTATRTATLTRTPTSTITPGPSPTPTPSRTPRPTRTPRPTNTPTSTITPGPSPTPTVTRTPTETRTPTQTRTPSLTPTITNTPSLTPTIQILDGQLDLAVLCNTDLSATFIISNISGAVSNGSFDLSEPKQSGPVDLQPGDSTSIKGAGYATMTVTYSTSLLSSVTLSVTGSCLLRPTATATFTPTPTFTPTSTPTNTPMPPSLTASGVCTGTAIGSATFVITNNGGDMTSPYTYEIEDDNGNVVDTGTFQLGAGASTIINVSGSSNTYTLSSPDDSNVSADADTTRCAPPPPPPSLSAVGACSSNAGEAMFIITNNGGDMSAPYTYDIEDDNGNVVDTGTFQLSAGQSANIKVSGSSMTYTLTSPDDGSLNATADLSTCVQLPSLSVSGACTSASGIATFVVTNNGGDMTSAYSYEITDDNGNVVQSSMFQLNAGQSASFTIGGSSSSYTFASPNDSSLTDTADMTTCAPPPSSPALSAVGVCTSNEGEVRFVITNTGADMSTPYTYEITDANGNAVQSASFQLMSGQSVVVVVSGSSLYTLSSPDDSGLTAQADTSTCVVPPPPPALTATGLCIANSDFASFIITNGGGDMTVAEVYTVTDANGNVVQTGSFQLKAGQSLSFKVDGSGGELVLSIAGAGGLNVRVASTNCYEPVLSVAPAGSSICIQCLVFHTFRDDNLEIYRLDGIEGQEGFELFNLSKSEAVDSRPSRSPNDSWVVFQSNRDGNVELYYTDISGSGNPIKLTNSPSTVNNINPMYGPDSKTVVFQSDRGGRFDLFTIDQENGEEVQITSDPADDINPFYSPDLKRLVFQSNRNGNWDIFLLDVETGNEFQLTDSLVDETFPAWSPNGKQIAYLVNVDGATDLYVIDLDTRETKRITIDGRTNNHVWSPEGNRIAYQSERNGNLDVYTYDFMTNEEYRVTDYEGPDSGPTWDCGGVNLAFTSIRDSDANIFQVFWKGGSAGNMTIDPATDKWSQWRPSNDVSSTGY from the coding sequence ATGCAAACCAAAGTATCCCATAGTTTATTTAAGTTCTTTTCCATGCTGCTCGTTCTGTCGCTGATCTTTTCGGCTTGTGTTCCTGCCAACCCGGATTTCCTGTCAGGTACAGGCGGCGGAGGCGAGGCGGAGACCCAGGAAGCGCCGACTGAGGAGGTGATACCCACAGAGGAATCTCCTACGGAAGAACCGCCTACAGAAGTGCCCACCGAGGTGCCTCCCACAGAAGAGCCGCCTACAGAAGCGTCCACCGAGGTGCCTCCTACAGAAGAGACACCTATTCCTATAGATACTTTGGAGGCAACTTCTGAACCTACTCTTGAAGAAACGCCTACCTCGACAAATACTTTGGAGCCCACTCCCACTGCAACGCCCGGTGTGAGCGGGCTTGCGGTTAGTACACCCACGGAAACGCCGTTGCCGCCGCCTACAAATACGCTTGAGCCAGACCCCTATATCGGGTTGGGCGTGGCTTGTAACAATGATTTGTCCGCAACTTTTAAGATCACCAATTATGGCGGACCCTTGACCGGTGGCAGTTACACCCTTTCCGAGCCGGGTAAATCGCCCGTTACTTCTCCGCTTGATCTGAGCCCGGGCGGAAGTGTTTCCTTTAAGGCAGCTGGGAATGCAACGGTCACTGTCAATTATTCGACCTCTCAACTGGAAGATGTCAATCTTGAAGCGACTGGCACCTGTCTGCCACTGCCGACGAATACGCCTGTTACCACGTCTACACCTTCCCGCACGCCCACGGTCACCCGCACTCCTTCACCGACCAATACACCGGGACCTTCCCCAACCCCAACAGTAACCCGCACGCCCACGGCAACGCGTACTGCGACATTGACTCGCACGCCCACGTCCACGATTACCCCTGGACCTTCACCGACTCCGACTCCTTCTCGCACGCCTAGACCGACGAGAACGCCTCGACCTACGAATACGCCGACCTCCACCATTACGCCGGGTCCATCCCCGACACCGACCGTAACGCGGACTCCGACCGAGACCCGCACGCCCACGCAGACTCGGACACCTTCTTTGACCCCGACGATCACAAATACGCCGTCCCTAACCCCGACGATTCAGATCTTGGACGGTCAGTTGGATCTGGCGGTTTTGTGCAATACGGATCTGTCAGCGACCTTTATTATCAGCAATATCTCCGGCGCTGTCAGCAACGGAAGTTTTGACCTGTCTGAGCCGAAGCAAAGCGGACCGGTGGATCTGCAACCCGGAGATTCCACATCCATAAAAGGCGCAGGGTACGCGACCATGACCGTCACCTACAGCACGTCCCTGCTTTCATCTGTGACGCTGAGTGTGACCGGTTCCTGCTTGCTGCGCCCCACAGCCACGGCTACATTCACACCCACGCCCACCTTTACACCCACTAGCACCCCGACCAATACGCCAATGCCTCCGTCCCTGACCGCAAGCGGTGTGTGCACGGGCACAGCGATCGGTTCTGCCACGTTCGTTATCACGAACAATGGCGGCGATATGACCAGCCCTTACACCTATGAGATCGAGGATGACAACGGTAATGTCGTGGATACAGGTACGTTCCAGTTGGGGGCTGGTGCCAGTACGATCATTAATGTAAGCGGCTCTTCAAACACATATACGTTGTCCAGTCCGGACGACAGCAATGTGAGTGCCGATGCAGATACGACTCGTTGCGCGCCTCCTCCTCCGCCTCCATCACTCTCTGCAGTGGGTGCGTGTTCATCCAACGCTGGCGAAGCCATGTTTATCATCACAAACAACGGTGGCGACATGTCAGCGCCGTACACCTATGATATCGAGGATGACAATGGCAATGTTGTGGATACAGGCACGTTCCAGTTGAGCGCCGGACAGAGTGCCAATATAAAGGTAAGCGGCTCCTCCATGACCTACACCTTGACCAGCCCGGACGATGGTTCTCTAAATGCGACGGCAGATCTGTCAACCTGTGTGCAGCTGCCGTCCCTGAGCGTGAGCGGTGCATGTACTTCCGCTTCGGGAATTGCCACTTTTGTCGTCACGAACAACGGCGGCGACATGACCTCCGCGTACTCCTACGAGATCACGGATGACAACGGGAATGTTGTGCAATCCTCTATGTTCCAGTTGAATGCCGGACAGAGTGCATCCTTTACGATCGGCGGCTCGTCGAGTTCGTACACGTTTGCCAGCCCCAATGACAGTTCTCTGACCGACACGGCGGATATGACAACTTGTGCTCCGCCTCCATCCAGCCCTGCCTTGTCGGCAGTGGGTGTGTGCACGTCCAATGAAGGTGAAGTGAGATTTGTGATCACCAACACCGGCGCGGATATGTCAACGCCGTACACCTACGAAATTACTGATGCCAATGGAAATGCGGTTCAAAGCGCCTCCTTCCAGTTGATGTCTGGGCAAAGTGTGGTGGTGGTTGTTTCCGGTTCGTCGTTATATACCTTGTCCAGCCCGGATGACAGCGGTTTGACCGCTCAGGCGGATACTTCGACCTGCGTAGTCCCGCCGCCTCCCCCCGCTCTAACGGCTACCGGACTCTGTATCGCCAATTCCGACTTCGCATCCTTTATCATCACCAATGGCGGCGGCGACATGACAGTGGCTGAAGTGTATACAGTCACGGACGCCAATGGCAATGTGGTGCAGACCGGCTCCTTCCAATTGAAAGCCGGGCAAAGTCTGAGTTTCAAAGTGGATGGCTCTGGCGGCGAATTGGTGCTGTCCATTGCAGGCGCTGGCGGACTTAATGTCCGTGTTGCATCGACAAATTGTTACGAACCGGTGCTTTCGGTTGCGCCTGCCGGCTCCTCGATCTGTATCCAGTGCCTTGTCTTCCACACCTTCCGTGATGACAACCTGGAGATCTACCGCCTCGATGGCATCGAAGGGCAGGAAGGCTTCGAACTCTTCAATCTATCCAAGAGTGAGGCTGTTGACAGCCGGCCAAGCCGCTCTCCGAACGATTCGTGGGTCGTCTTCCAGAGCAATCGTGATGGAAATGTGGAGCTTTACTACACTGACATCTCTGGCAGCGGTAATCCAATCAAATTAACGAACTCGCCGTCCACTGTCAACAATATCAACCCGATGTATGGTCCCGATTCCAAGACAGTTGTGTTCCAAAGTGACCGAGGCGGACGTTTTGACCTGTTCACGATCGATCAAGAGAACGGCGAAGAAGTCCAGATCACCAGTGACCCGGCGGACGATATCAACCCGTTCTATTCGCCTGATCTAAAGCGGCTGGTGTTCCAGAGCAATCGCAACGGTAATTGGGACATCTTCCTTCTTGATGTGGAAACGGGTAACGAATTCCAATTGACCGACTCGCTTGTGGATGAGACCTTCCCCGCCTGGTCGCCGAACGGGAAGCAGATCGCCTACCTCGTCAATGTGGATGGCGCGACCGATCTGTATGTGATCGACCTGGATACTCGCGAGACCAAACGCATCACGATTGACGGCAGAACCAACAACCATGTCTGGTCGCCGGAAGGCAACCGCATTGCCTATCAGTCCGAACGGAACGGCAACCTGGATGTGTACACCTATGACTTCATGACCAACGAAGAATACCGGGTGACGGATTATGAAGGACCCGATTCAGGTCCCACCTGGGACTGCGGAGGCGTGAACCTGGCATTTACTTCCATCCGTGACAGCGATGCAAACATCTTCCAGGTCTTCTGGAAGGGTGGATCCGCTGGTAACATGACCATCGATCCTGCCACGGACAAATGGTCGCAGTGGCGCCCGTCCAATGATGTATCCAGCACTGGATACTAA
- the efp gene encoding elongation factor P, giving the protein MIDVNELRKGVTFELDGNLYKVLDYSHNKTGRGNATIRVKARNLLTGANIERTFNSGLSVQDVSLDFANVSYLYNDGDMYYFMDTQTFEQPAIKKEALGESAQYLKEGMEAKLTFYKGEAIDVEIPTSVDLKVVEAEMAIRGDTATGVTKKVITETGITVQCPNFVNVGDTIRVDTRTGEYVTRV; this is encoded by the coding sequence ATGATAGATGTAAATGAACTTCGCAAAGGTGTCACATTCGAACTGGACGGCAACCTGTACAAGGTGCTGGATTACAGCCACAACAAAACCGGGCGCGGCAACGCCACCATCCGCGTCAAAGCCCGAAACCTGCTGACCGGCGCCAATATCGAGCGCACCTTCAACTCCGGTCTGTCCGTGCAGGATGTCAGCCTGGATTTTGCCAATGTCTCGTATCTCTACAATGACGGTGACATGTACTATTTCATGGACACTCAGACGTTTGAACAGCCCGCCATCAAAAAGGAAGCGCTCGGCGAAAGCGCCCAGTACCTGAAGGAGGGCATGGAAGCCAAATTGACCTTCTACAAAGGTGAAGCGATCGACGTTGAAATTCCCACCTCGGTCGACCTCAAAGTTGTCGAAGCGGAAATGGCGATCCGCGGCGATACCGCTACCGGCGTGACCAAGAAGGTCATCACCGAGACCGGCATCACCGTACAATGCCCGAACTTCGTTAACGTTGGCGATACCATCCGCGTGGACACCCGCACAGGCGAGTACGTCACCCGCGTTTAG